A stretch of the Dyella telluris genome encodes the following:
- the rpsN gene encoding 30S ribosomal protein S14, with product MAKTSMINRDLKRTKLAKKYAAKRAELKAIVLSPTASYEEKMDAQAKLQKQPRDASPARQRTRCALTGRPRAVYQKFGLGRNKLREATMRGDVPGLRKASW from the coding sequence ATGGCAAAGACCTCGATGATCAACCGCGATCTCAAGCGGACCAAGCTCGCCAAGAAGTACGCCGCCAAGCGCGCCGAACTGAAGGCGATCGTGCTGAGCCCCACCGCCTCCTACGAGGAGAAGATGGACGCTCAGGCCAAGCTGCAGAAGCAGCCGCGTGACGCCAGCCCGGCCCGCCAGCGTACCCGCTGCGCCCTGACCGGTCGTCCGCGCGCCGTGTACCAGAAGTTCGGCCTCGGCCGTAACAAGCTGCGCGAAGCCACCATGCGTGGCGACGTTCCTGGCCTGCGCAAGGCCAGCTGGTAA
- the rplN gene encoding 50S ribosomal protein L14, with the protein MIQMQSTLSAADNSGAKELMCIKVLGGSKRRYAAIGDVIKVTVKDAIPRGKVKKGEVYNAVVVRTAKGVRRPDGSLIRFDGNAAVLLNNKLEPIGTRIFGPVTRELRSEKFMKIVSLAPEVL; encoded by the coding sequence ATGATCCAGATGCAAAGCACGCTTTCCGCGGCCGACAACAGCGGTGCCAAGGAACTGATGTGCATCAAGGTGCTCGGCGGCTCCAAGCGCCGTTACGCCGCGATCGGTGACGTGATCAAGGTCACCGTGAAGGATGCCATCCCCCGCGGCAAGGTGAAGAAGGGTGAGGTGTACAACGCCGTGGTGGTTCGTACCGCCAAGGGTGTGCGCCGTCCCGATGGCTCGCTGATCCGTTTCGACGGCAACGCAGCGGTCCTCCTCAACAACAAGCTCGAGCCGATCGGCACCCGTATCTTCGGACCGGTCACTCGCGAGCTGCGCAGCGAGAAGTTCATGAAGATCGTCTCCCTCGCGCCCGAAGTGCTCTGA
- the rpmC gene encoding 50S ribosomal protein L29, whose product MAIKDLTNKTAEELNKHLLDLRKEQFNLRMQKGTGQLNQPHQLRRVRRDIARTKFVLGGKK is encoded by the coding sequence ATGGCCATCAAAGATCTGACCAACAAGACGGCCGAAGAGCTGAATAAGCACCTGCTGGACCTGCGCAAGGAGCAGTTCAATCTGCGCATGCAGAAGGGTACCGGCCAGCTCAACCAGCCGCACCAGCTGCGCCGAGTTCGGCGCGACATCGCCCGCACGAAGTTCGTGCTCGGCGGAAAGAAGTAA
- the rplB gene encoding 50S ribosomal protein L2, with translation MALITHKPTSPGRRDAVSVRTEGLHKGAPYAALTESKSKNGGRNNNGRITVRHQGGGHKQRYRIIDFKRDKEGIAAQVERIEYDPNRTAHIALLCYADGERRYIIAPKGVQAGDRLVSGSDAPIKAGNSLPLRAIPVGSTIHCIEMRPGKGAQIARSAGASVQLVARESGYATLRLRSGEMRRVPVDCRATIGEVGNGEHSLKKLGKAGAKRWLGIRPTVRGVVMNPVDHPHGGGEGKTSGGRHPVSPWGTPAKGYKTRSNKRTQQFIVRRRK, from the coding sequence ATGGCACTGATCACTCATAAGCCGACCTCCCCCGGACGCCGCGACGCAGTCAGCGTTCGCACCGAGGGTCTTCACAAGGGCGCGCCGTACGCGGCGTTGACCGAGTCGAAGTCCAAGAACGGCGGTCGCAACAACAACGGTCGTATCACTGTTCGCCACCAGGGTGGTGGTCACAAGCAGCGTTACCGCATCATCGACTTCAAGCGCGACAAGGAAGGCATTGCCGCCCAGGTCGAGCGCATTGAATACGATCCCAACCGCACCGCGCATATCGCACTGCTGTGCTATGCCGACGGCGAGCGTCGTTACATCATTGCGCCGAAGGGCGTGCAGGCGGGCGACCGTCTTGTGTCGGGCAGCGATGCACCGATCAAGGCTGGCAACAGCCTGCCGCTGCGCGCCATCCCGGTGGGTAGCACCATTCACTGCATCGAGATGCGTCCGGGCAAGGGTGCGCAGATCGCGCGTTCCGCCGGTGCTTCGGTCCAGCTGGTGGCCCGTGAATCCGGTTACGCCACGCTGCGTCTTCGCTCCGGCGAAATGCGCCGCGTGCCGGTCGATTGCCGCGCCACCATCGGTGAAGTGGGCAACGGCGAGCACAGCCTGAAGAAGCTCGGCAAGGCCGGCGCCAAGCGCTGGCTGGGTATTCGCCCGACCGTTCGCGGTGTGGTGATGAACCCGGTCGACCATCCGCACGGCGGTGGTGAGGGCAAGACCTCTGGCGGTCGTCACCCGGTTTCTCCGTGGGGTACGCCGGCCAAGGGCTACAAGACGCGCTCCAACAAGCGCACCCAGCAGTTCATCGTGCGTCGTCGCAAGTAA
- the rpsQ gene encoding 30S ribosomal protein S17, with product MSDNQKQTRTLEGRVISNKMDKTVTVLIERQEQHPLIGKIIRRSTKLHAQDDLGANEGDVVRIAECRPLSKTKHHRVVEIITRANV from the coding sequence ATGAGCGACAACCAGAAGCAGACGCGCACCCTCGAGGGCCGCGTCATCAGCAACAAGATGGACAAGACCGTGACGGTCCTGATCGAACGCCAGGAACAGCATCCGCTGATCGGCAAGATCATCCGCCGCTCGACCAAGCTTCACGCGCAGGACGACCTGGGCGCGAACGAGGGTGACGTGGTCCGCATCGCGGAGTGCCGTCCTCTGTCCAAGACCAAGCATCACCGCGTGGTCGAAATCATCACGCGCGCTAACGTCTAA
- the rpsD gene encoding 30S ribosomal protein S4, whose protein sequence is MARYRGATCKLARREGADLSLKSPARALDSKCKLENKPGQHGANKRMRMSDYALQLREKQKVKRIYGVLERQFSNYYAKASTLKGNTGENLLRLLESRLDNVVYRMGFAVTRAQARQLVGHKAVLVNGKKVNIPSYQVRAGDIVALTERARTQLRVQEAATVFDTMDLRPQWVEVDSKKFEGTFKSMPDRGDLPTDINESLIVELYSK, encoded by the coding sequence ATGGCCCGTTATCGTGGAGCTACCTGCAAACTCGCCCGCCGCGAGGGTGCAGATCTGAGTCTGAAGAGCCCGGCGCGCGCGCTGGACTCCAAGTGCAAGCTGGAAAACAAGCCCGGCCAGCATGGCGCCAACAAGCGCATGCGTATGTCGGACTACGCGCTGCAGCTGCGTGAAAAGCAGAAGGTCAAGCGCATCTATGGTGTGCTCGAGCGCCAGTTCAGCAACTACTACGCCAAGGCGTCGACCCTCAAGGGCAACACCGGCGAAAACCTGCTGCGCCTGCTCGAAAGCCGTCTGGACAACGTCGTTTACCGCATGGGTTTCGCGGTTACCCGCGCCCAGGCCCGTCAGCTGGTCGGCCACAAGGCCGTGCTGGTCAACGGCAAGAAGGTGAACATCCCGTCGTACCAGGTTCGTGCGGGTGACATCGTTGCCCTGACCGAGCGCGCCCGCACCCAGCTGCGCGTGCAGGAAGCGGCGACCGTGTTCGATACCATGGACCTGCGTCCGCAGTGGGTCGAAGTGGACAGCAAGAAGTTCGAAGGTACGTTCAAGTCGATGCCGGACCGCGGCGATCTGCCGACCGA
- the rplE gene encoding 50S ribosomal protein L5 — MTTRLETFYKDQVIKKLTERFGYQNVMQVPRITKITLNMGVGEAAGNKKVLENAVADMAKISGQKPIQTKARVSVASFKIRDGWPIGCKVTLRRAQMWEFLDRLINISLPRTRDFRGVSGRAFDGRGNYNFGIKEQIIFPEIDFDAVDAMRGMDISITTTAKSDEEAKALLEAFSFPFRN, encoded by the coding sequence ATGACGACGCGTCTCGAAACGTTTTACAAAGACCAGGTCATCAAGAAGCTCACCGAGCGCTTTGGTTACCAGAACGTGATGCAGGTTCCCCGCATCACGAAGATCACGCTGAACATGGGCGTGGGCGAAGCGGCCGGCAACAAGAAGGTTCTTGAGAACGCCGTGGCTGACATGGCCAAGATCTCTGGCCAGAAGCCGATCCAGACCAAGGCCCGCGTGTCGGTTGCCTCGTTCAAGATCCGCGACGGCTGGCCGATCGGTTGCAAGGTCACCCTGCGCCGTGCCCAGATGTGGGAATTCCTCGATCGCCTGATCAACATCTCGCTGCCGCGTACGCGCGACTTCCGTGGTGTCTCGGGTCGTGCCTTCGATGGCCGTGGTAACTACAACTTCGGCATCAAGGAACAGATCATCTTCCCGGAAATCGACTTCGACGCCGTCGACGCGATGCGTGGTATGGATATCTCCATCACCACCACCGCCAAGAGCGACGAAGAAGCCAAGGCGCTGCTGGAAGCCTTCAGCTTCCCGTTCCGCAACTAA
- the rpsK gene encoding 30S ribosomal protein S11 has product MAKPVKTKKKIKRVVTDAVAHVQASFNNTIVTITDRQGNALSWATAGGAGFRGSRKSTPFAAQVAAEKAGRAAGDYGVKTVEVRIKGPGPGRESAVRSLNALGYKVLNIIDVTPIPHNGCRPPKKRRV; this is encoded by the coding sequence ATGGCTAAGCCTGTCAAGACCAAGAAGAAGATCAAGCGCGTTGTCACGGATGCCGTGGCACACGTGCAGGCCTCCTTCAACAACACCATCGTCACGATCACTGATCGCCAGGGCAACGCCCTGTCGTGGGCGACTGCCGGCGGCGCGGGTTTCCGCGGTTCGCGCAAGTCGACCCCGTTCGCTGCCCAGGTTGCCGCCGAAAAGGCTGGCCGCGCTGCAGGCGATTACGGCGTGAAGACCGTGGAAGTCCGCATCAAGGGCCCGGGTCCGGGTCGTGAATCGGCCGTGCGTTCGCTGAACGCCCTCGGTTACAAGGTTCTCAACATCATCGACGTCACGCCGATTCCGCATAACGGCTGCCGTCCCCCGAAGAAGCGTCGAGTCTAA
- the rplO gene encoding 50S ribosomal protein L15 produces MTMRLNDIKPAAGSRKTRLRVGRGIGSGLGKTAGRGHKGQHARAGGTHKYGFEGGQMPLQRRLPKVGFRSLKKKESQEVFLYEIAALKADVIDAIVLHQAGLIDSHAKKVKVVLKGEIGRAVKLSGVLATAGAKAAIEAAGGSVE; encoded by the coding sequence ATCACCATGCGTCTTAACGACATCAAGCCGGCCGCCGGTTCCCGCAAGACCCGCCTTCGCGTCGGTCGCGGTATCGGTTCGGGCCTGGGCAAGACCGCCGGTCGCGGTCACAAGGGTCAGCACGCTCGCGCGGGCGGCACCCACAAGTACGGTTTCGAAGGCGGTCAGATGCCGCTGCAGCGTCGCCTGCCGAAGGTTGGCTTCCGCTCGCTGAAGAAGAAAGAAAGCCAGGAAGTGTTCCTGTACGAGATCGCCGCCCTCAAGGCTGACGTGATCGACGCGATCGTCCTGCATCAGGCCGGTCTCATCGACAGCCATGCCAAGAAGGTCAAGGTTGTCCTCAAGGGCGAAATCGGCCGCGCCGTGAAGCTGTCGGGCGTGCTGGCTACGGCCGGCGCCAAGGCAGCGATCGAAGCTGCCGGCGGCAGCGTGGAGTAA
- the rpsM gene encoding 30S ribosomal protein S13, with the protein MARIAGVNLPVQKHVWVGLQSIYGIGRSRAKKVCADAGVVPTTQIKSLSEGEVEKLRHEIGKYVVEGDLRREVGIAIKRLMDLGCYRGLRHRRGLPVRGQRTRTNARTRKGPRRAIKK; encoded by the coding sequence ATGGCGCGCATCGCGGGTGTCAATTTGCCGGTCCAGAAGCATGTCTGGGTTGGCCTGCAGAGCATTTACGGGATCGGCCGCAGCCGGGCCAAGAAGGTCTGCGCGGACGCAGGCGTGGTTCCCACCACGCAGATCAAGTCCCTGAGTGAAGGCGAAGTCGAAAAGCTTCGTCACGAAATCGGTAAGTACGTCGTCGAAGGCGATCTGCGTCGCGAGGTGGGTATTGCCATCAAGCGTCTGATGGATCTGGGTTGCTACCGCGGTCTGCGTCATCGCCGTGGCCTGCCGGTGCGCGGCCAGCGCACGCGTACCAATGCACGCACCCGTAAGGGTCCGCGTCGCGCCATCAAGAAGTAA
- the rpsC gene encoding 30S ribosomal protein S3 — translation MGHKVHPTGIRLGIAKDWNSKWYANKGEYAQYLAADLKVREMLRKKLAQAGISKILIERPAKTARVTIHTARPGVVIGKKGEDIEKLRKEVSDMMGVPAHINVSEVRKPEIDAQLVAESIAQQLERRIMFRRAMKRSVGNAMRLGALGIKINVSGRLNGAEIARSEWAREGRVPLHTLRADIDYGTAEAHTTYGVIGIKVWIYKGEIFDLSQINQESKEEQSQPRREGGEGRRESRREGGEGRRERTAK, via the coding sequence ATGGGTCATAAAGTTCATCCCACCGGTATCCGCCTCGGCATTGCCAAGGACTGGAACTCGAAGTGGTACGCCAACAAGGGCGAATACGCCCAGTACCTCGCGGCCGACCTGAAGGTCCGTGAGATGCTGCGCAAGAAGCTGGCCCAGGCCGGCATCTCCAAGATCCTCATCGAGCGTCCGGCCAAGACCGCACGCGTGACGATTCACACCGCCCGTCCGGGCGTGGTGATCGGCAAGAAGGGTGAGGATATCGAGAAGCTGCGCAAGGAAGTCAGCGACATGATGGGCGTTCCGGCGCACATCAACGTCAGCGAAGTGCGCAAGCCCGAGATCGATGCACAGCTGGTTGCCGAGTCCATCGCGCAGCAGCTGGAGCGTCGCATCATGTTCCGCCGCGCCATGAAGCGCTCGGTCGGCAACGCGATGCGCCTCGGCGCCCTGGGTATCAAGATCAATGTCTCTGGCCGTCTGAACGGCGCTGAGATTGCTCGTTCCGAATGGGCCCGTGAAGGTCGCGTGCCGCTGCATACGCTGCGCGCCGACATTGACTACGGCACCGCCGAGGCTCATACGACCTACGGCGTCATCGGCATCAAGGTGTGGATCTACAAGGGCGAGATCTTCGATCTGTCCCAGATCAACCAGGAGTCGAAGGAAGAGCAGTCCCAGCCGCGCCGTGAGGGTGGTGAGGGTCGTCGTGAATCGCGTCGCGAGGGCGGTGAAGGCCGTCGCGAGCGGACGGCGAAGTAA
- the rplX gene encoding 50S ribosomal protein L24, with product MNRIRKGDQVLVITGKNKGQRGDVLRVDGDRVFVSNVNLVKRHTKPNPQANQAGGIVEREASIHISNVQLFNSATGKGERVGAKTLSDGRKVRVFKSNGEVVDA from the coding sequence ATGAACCGTATCCGCAAGGGTGATCAGGTCCTCGTGATCACCGGCAAGAACAAGGGTCAGCGCGGCGACGTGCTGCGCGTTGATGGCGACCGCGTGTTCGTCTCCAACGTGAACCTGGTCAAGCGTCACACCAAGCCGAACCCCCAGGCCAACCAGGCTGGCGGCATCGTCGAGCGTGAAGCTTCGATCCACATCTCCAACGTCCAGCTGTTCAACTCCGCCACGGGCAAGGGTGAACGCGTTGGCGCCAAGACGCTCTCTGATGGGCGTAAGGTGCGCGTGTTCAAGTCCAACGGCGAAGTAGTGGACGCGTAA
- the rplP gene encoding 50S ribosomal protein L16, with protein MLQPKRTKFRKQFKGRNDGLAFSSNLVSFGEFGLKATTFGALTARQIEAGRRCITRFVKRGGKLWIRVYPDKPITKKPIEVRMGAGKGGVEYWVAPIQPGRMLYEIEGIDEATAREAFRLAAAKLSVQTQFVTRAVM; from the coding sequence ATGCTGCAACCCAAGCGAACCAAATTCCGTAAGCAGTTCAAGGGCCGTAACGACGGTCTGGCTTTCTCCTCGAACCTCGTCAGCTTTGGCGAGTTCGGTCTGAAGGCCACGACGTTCGGCGCACTGACCGCTCGTCAGATCGAAGCCGGTCGTCGCTGCATCACCCGCTTCGTGAAGCGTGGTGGCAAGCTGTGGATCCGCGTGTACCCGGACAAGCCCATTACCAAGAAGCCCATCGAAGTCCGAATGGGTGCCGGTAAGGGTGGCGTCGAATACTGGGTCGCTCCGATCCAGCCGGGCCGCATGCTCTATGAAATCGAGGGTATCGACGAGGCAACCGCACGCGAGGCTTTCCGCCTGGCTGCTGCCAAGCTCTCGGTCCAGACCCAATTCGTGACCCGGGCGGTGATGTGA
- the rpsS gene encoding 30S ribosomal protein S19, protein MPRSLKKGPFVDLHLIKKVEAAVSANNKRPLKTWSRRSMILPEMVGLTIAIHNGRQHVPVLVNENMVGHKLGEFATTRTFKGHGGDKKGK, encoded by the coding sequence ATGCCGCGCTCTTTAAAGAAAGGTCCGTTCGTTGACCTGCACCTTATCAAGAAGGTGGAAGCCGCCGTTTCCGCCAACAACAAGCGTCCGCTCAAGACCTGGTCGCGTCGCTCGATGATCCTCCCGGAGATGGTTGGCCTGACCATCGCCATCCACAACGGCCGTCAGCATGTCCCTGTGCTGGTCAACGAGAACATGGTCGGGCACAAGCTCGGCGAGTTCGCGACGACCCGCACCTTCAAGGGCCATGGCGGCGACAAGAAGGGCAAGTGA
- the rpsE gene encoding 30S ribosomal protein S5 codes for MSSTDRENSDGLLEKLIAVNRVAKTVKGGRQMSFTALTVVGDGEGRVGFGYGKAREVPVAISKAMDRARRNMVNIDLNNGTLWYAIKANHGAARVFMQPASEGTGVIAGGAMRAVLEVVGVKNVLAKAVGSRNPINLVRATIKGLQAVASPKQIAAKRGKTIEEVLGNG; via the coding sequence ATGTCTTCTACCGATCGCGAAAATTCAGACGGCCTGCTCGAGAAGCTGATTGCCGTCAACCGCGTGGCCAAGACCGTGAAGGGTGGCCGCCAGATGAGCTTCACCGCGCTGACCGTGGTCGGCGACGGCGAAGGCCGCGTGGGCTTCGGCTATGGCAAGGCGCGTGAAGTGCCGGTTGCCATCTCCAAGGCCATGGACCGCGCCCGCCGCAACATGGTGAACATCGACCTGAACAACGGCACCCTGTGGTACGCCATCAAGGCCAACCACGGCGCCGCCCGCGTGTTCATGCAGCCGGCTTCCGAAGGTACCGGCGTCATTGCCGGCGGTGCCATGCGCGCCGTGCTGGAAGTGGTGGGCGTGAAGAACGTGCTGGCCAAGGCCGTCGGTTCGCGTAACCCGATCAACCTGGTTCGCGCGACCATCAAGGGCCTGCAGGCCGTTGCCTCGCCGAAGCAGATCGCTGCCAAGCGCGGCAAGACGATTGAAGAGGTGCTGGGCAATGGCTAA
- the rpmD gene encoding 50S ribosomal protein L30 has translation MAKNETAATVRVRLVKGLRGVQSRHRLSVKALGLNKLNDVRELKDSPQVRGLINTVYYLVRVEE, from the coding sequence ATGGCTAAGAACGAAACCGCCGCCACCGTGCGCGTGCGCCTGGTCAAGGGCCTGCGCGGTGTGCAGAGCCGTCATCGCCTGAGCGTCAAGGCGCTCGGCCTGAACAAGCTCAACGACGTCCGTGAACTGAAGGACAGCCCGCAGGTTCGCGGTCTGATCAACACGGTCTATTACCTCGTGCGGGTTGAGGAGTAA
- the rplF gene encoding 50S ribosomal protein L6, which translates to MSRVAKQPITLPKGVEISSTANGISVKGPKGTLTTHALPGASVSVDNGVANIAVAEGADDKFGGTLRALLANMVKGVSDGFERKLELVGVGYRASMAGKSLNIALGFSHPVVFDAPEGITIETPTQTEILIKGSDKQRVGEVAAKIRGFRPPEPYKGKGVRYSGEKITLKEAKKA; encoded by the coding sequence ATGTCCCGCGTTGCCAAACAGCCGATTACCCTGCCGAAGGGCGTTGAGATCTCCTCGACCGCCAATGGCATCTCCGTCAAGGGCCCCAAGGGCACCCTGACGACCCACGCCCTGCCGGGCGCATCCGTCTCCGTTGACAATGGCGTGGCGAACATCGCCGTGGCCGAAGGCGCGGACGACAAGTTCGGTGGCACCCTGCGTGCGCTGCTGGCCAATATGGTCAAGGGCGTTTCCGACGGTTTTGAGCGCAAGCTCGAGCTGGTCGGCGTGGGCTACCGTGCTTCGATGGCCGGCAAGTCGCTGAACATCGCTCTGGGCTTCTCGCATCCGGTCGTGTTCGACGCTCCGGAAGGCATCACCATCGAAACCCCGACGCAGACCGAAATCCTCATCAAGGGTTCGGACAAGCAGCGCGTGGGTGAAGTGGCAGCCAAGATCCGTGGCTTCCGTCCGCCGGAACCCTATAAGGGCAAGGGCGTGCGCTACTCCGGCGAGAAGATCACCCTGAAGGAAGCCAAGAAGGCCTAA
- the rplR gene encoding 50S ribosomal protein L18, whose translation MNKNESRLRRAKSTRAHIRKLAVARLSVHRTGQHLYAQVFAADGLSVVAAASTVQKSVAEGLKGTKNLTAAAAVGKAVAERALAAGIESVAFDRSGFRYHGRIKALADAAREAGLKF comes from the coding sequence ATGAACAAGAACGAATCCCGCCTGCGTCGCGCCAAGTCCACCCGCGCCCACATCCGCAAGCTCGCCGTGGCCCGTCTGTCGGTGCATCGCACCGGTCAGCACCTGTACGCACAGGTGTTCGCGGCCGATGGCCTGAGCGTGGTGGCTGCTGCCTCCACCGTGCAGAAGTCGGTTGCCGAAGGCCTGAAGGGCACGAAGAACCTGACCGCTGCTGCTGCCGTGGGCAAGGCCGTGGCCGAGCGTGCGCTGGCTGCCGGTATCGAGTCCGTGGCGTTCGATCGCTCGGGCTTCCGCTACCACGGTCGCATCAAGGCTCTGGCCGATGCGGCTCGCGAAGCCGGCCTGAAGTTCTAA
- the rplV gene encoding 50S ribosomal protein L22, translating into MSTEAKAILRSARISAQKARLVADLVRGLPVGRASDVLQFTNKKAAAIVRKVLLSAVANAENNLGADVDELKVSRIFVDEGPAMKRMYARAKGRGSRILKRTSHITVVVGN; encoded by the coding sequence ATGAGCACTGAAGCCAAAGCGATCCTGCGTAGCGCCCGCATTTCGGCGCAGAAGGCACGCCTGGTAGCTGACCTGGTCCGCGGTTTGCCCGTGGGCCGTGCCAGCGACGTGCTCCAGTTCACCAACAAGAAGGCCGCAGCCATTGTCCGCAAGGTGCTGCTGTCGGCCGTCGCCAACGCCGAGAACAACCTCGGTGCTGACGTCGACGAGCTGAAGGTCTCGCGCATCTTCGTGGACGAAGGTCCGGCGATGAAGCGCATGTATGCCCGCGCCAAGGGTCGCGGTTCCCGCATCCTGAAGCGCACGAGCCACATCACTGTGGTCGTTGGCAACTAA
- the rpsH gene encoding 30S ribosomal protein S8, with protein MSMTDPIADLFTRIRNAQLTGKQTVNMPSSKLKVAIANLLKNEGYILDAKASTAEGKPVLEIKLKYFEGRPAIETITRVSRSGLRVYRGKDELPKVLGGLGISIISTSAGLLTDAQARSKGLGGEVIGQVA; from the coding sequence ATGAGCATGACTGATCCCATCGCCGATCTGTTTACGCGCATCCGCAATGCCCAGCTCACGGGCAAGCAGACCGTAAACATGCCGTCGTCGAAGCTGAAGGTGGCCATTGCCAACCTTCTTAAGAATGAGGGCTACATCCTCGACGCCAAGGCCTCCACTGCGGAAGGCAAGCCGGTGCTCGAGATCAAGCTCAAGTATTTCGAAGGCCGTCCGGCCATCGAAACCATTACCCGTGTCAGCCGCTCCGGTCTCCGCGTCTACCGCGGCAAGGACGAGCTGCCGAAGGTCCTGGGTGGCCTGGGTATCTCGATCATCTCGACTTCCGCCGGTTTGCTGACCGACGCGCAGGCCCGTTCGAAGGGTCTGGGCGGCGAAGTCATCGGCCAGGTCGCATAA
- the secY gene encoding preprotein translocase subunit SecY, with the protein MAAAQGTSLGSLGKLTELRQRIFFVIGALIVFRLGSFIPVPGVNPEAMTNLIEQGGGLMNMFNMFSGGSLARFSVFALGVVPYISASIVVQMMGSVIPSLQALRKEGEAGRRKMTTYTRFGTVGLAAFQAFGIAVALQKQVASGGAPVVYTPGMGFILASIVGLTAGTMFLMWLGEQITERGIGNGISLLIFAGIVAGLPGAVAHTLTMASNGELSVIRMIMVVGLILAVTAFVVFMERAQRRITVNYARRSGGQRAYMNQTSHLPLKINMSGVIPPIFASSLLMFPATAATWFGQGHQSRWLTELTQALTPGEPLYDIVFAVLVITFAFFYTAIVFNSQETADNLKRSGALIPGIRPGRSTADYIDNVMTRLTGVGALYLVLVCLVPSFMQKAWHVPFYFGGTSLLIVVVVVMDFTAQVQAHLVSHQYESLLKKANLRRN; encoded by the coding sequence GTGGCGGCAGCCCAGGGCACATCGCTCGGATCGCTCGGCAAGCTGACGGAACTGCGTCAGCGCATCTTCTTCGTGATTGGTGCGCTGATCGTCTTCCGCCTTGGTTCCTTCATCCCGGTTCCGGGCGTCAACCCGGAAGCCATGACGAACCTGATCGAGCAGGGCGGCGGCCTGATGAACATGTTCAACATGTTCTCGGGTGGCTCGCTGGCACGCTTCTCGGTGTTCGCGCTCGGCGTGGTGCCCTACATCTCTGCATCCATCGTGGTGCAGATGATGGGTTCGGTCATCCCGAGTCTGCAGGCGCTGCGCAAGGAAGGTGAGGCTGGTCGTCGCAAGATGACCACCTACACCCGCTTCGGCACGGTGGGTCTGGCGGCATTCCAGGCGTTCGGCATCGCGGTGGCCCTGCAGAAGCAGGTGGCATCGGGTGGCGCGCCGGTGGTGTATACGCCGGGCATGGGCTTCATCCTGGCGTCGATCGTCGGCCTTACCGCCGGCACGATGTTCCTGATGTGGCTGGGTGAGCAGATCACCGAGCGCGGTATCGGCAACGGTATCTCGCTGCTGATCTTCGCCGGTATCGTGGCTGGTCTGCCGGGTGCGGTTGCGCACACGCTGACCATGGCCAGCAACGGCGAGCTCTCCGTGATCCGGATGATCATGGTGGTGGGTCTGATCCTCGCGGTGACGGCATTCGTGGTGTTCATGGAGCGCGCCCAGCGGCGCATTACCGTGAACTACGCCCGTCGCTCCGGTGGCCAGCGCGCCTACATGAACCAGACGTCGCACCTGCCGCTGAAGATCAACATGTCGGGCGTGATCCCGCCGATCTTCGCGTCGAGCCTGCTGATGTTCCCGGCCACCGCGGCCACCTGGTTCGGCCAGGGTCACCAGTCCCGCTGGTTGACCGAGCTGACCCAGGCACTGACCCCGGGTGAGCCGCTGTACGACATCGTCTTCGCGGTGCTGGTGATCACTTTCGCCTTCTTCTACACGGCGATTGTGTTCAACTCCCAGGAGACGGCGGACAACCTGAAGCGCTCCGGCGCGTTGATTCCGGGTATCCGTCCCGGCCGCTCGACGGCCGATTACATCGATAACGTGATGACCCGTCTGACCGGTGTCGGCGCCCTCTACCTGGTGCTGGTCTGTCTGGTTCCCTCGTTTATGCAAAAGGCGTGGCACGTCCCCTTCTACTTCGGTGGCACCTCTCTGCTCATCGTGGTCGTTGTGGTGATGGATTTCACTGCTCAGGTGCAGGCGCACTTGGTCAGTCACCAGTACGAAAGCCTGCTCAAGAAGGCCAACCTCCGCCGCAACTGA